A region from the Aegilops tauschii subsp. strangulata cultivar AL8/78 chromosome 5, Aet v6.0, whole genome shotgun sequence genome encodes:
- the LOC109745520 gene encoding scarecrow-like protein 34, whose amino-acid sequence MGSSSYLPHDTNFSPYLPADMGSPTADDPSLNLYLSDLIPGSPSEYLDLPPTPHHEQEQQQQSSDGHGGGGGGGGGDSPSSTPEDLVLPFISRILMEEDIDDKFFYDFPDNPALIEAQQPFLEILSDPSSNSTSDDSNNRAVSPCSPSDASVGNAAQLPPTPAAVDSYDRFQFEPVDLDPAAFFGGGANSDLMSSAFLKGMQEANKFLPSQDKLVIDLEASSGQFFKGVEEGNKFLPREDKLVAGFNGHAAPAPAPAVLSVKKEEAVDAVSANSGGGRGRKNPYHDDELEQEGGRSSKQSALGDDVSAREMFDRMLMPSDEMCIVQMQNLRIAMQEAVAKNDSGGGKGANGKGRGRRGGSDVVDLRTLLIHCAQAVATDDRRSATELLKQIKLHARPDGDGTQRLAHCFAEGLQARMAGTGGLVHQSLMATRISAVDMLKAYQLYMAAICFKKVSFLFSNSTIYNASLGKKKIHIIDYGIQYGFQWPCFLRRISTRPGGPPDVRITGIDLPQPGFRPTERIEETGRRLKKYAHEFNVPFEYRAIATAKMESLRKEDLKIDPDEVLIVNSLFQFKNLMDESVVLESPRDVVLKNIRKMQPHTFIHAIVNGSFSAPFFVTRFREVLFYYSALFDVLDTTTPRDNEQRMLIEQNILGRAALNVIACEGTDRVERPETYKQWQVRNQRAGLKLLPLNPEVIELARDKVKNCYHKDFVIDIDQHWLLQGWKGRILYAISTWTANDASS is encoded by the coding sequence ATGGGCTCCTCCTCCTACCTCCCCCACGACACGAATTTCTCCCCCTACCTCCCCGCCGACATGGGCTCCCCCACCGCCGACGACCCCTCCCTCAACCTCTACCTCTCCGACCTCATCCCCGGCTCGCCCTCCGAATACCTCGACCTCCCCCCGACCCCGCACCACGagcaggagcagcagcagcaatccTCCGACGGCCACGGGggaggtggaggcggcggcggcggcgactccccctcctccacgccgGAGGACCTTGTCCTGCCCTTCATCTCCCGCATACTCATGGAGGAGGACATCGACGACAAGTTCTTCTACGACTTCCCCGACAACCCCGCGCTCATCGAGGCGCAGCAGCCCTTCCTCGAGATCCTCTCCGATCCCTCCTCCAACTCCACGTCCGACGACAGCAACAACCGCGCCGTCTCCCCGTGCTCCCCCTCCGACGCCTCCGTCGGCAACGCCGCCCAGCTGCCTCCCACGCCCGCCGCCGTTGACTCCTACGACCGCTTCCAGTTCGAGCCCGTCGACCTCGATCCCGCCGCCTTCTTCGGTGGCGGCGCCAACTCCGACCTCATGAGCTCCGCCTTCCTCAAGGGGATGCAGGAGGCCAACAAGTTCCTGCCCAGTCAGGACAAGCTCGTCATCGACCTCGAGGCCTCCTCTGGCCAGTTCTTCAAGGGCGTCGAGGAGGGCAACAAGTTCCTGCCCAGGGAGGACAAACTCGTCGCTGGGTTCAATGGCCACGCAGCTCCTGCGCCGGCGCCGGCTGTGCTCAGCGTAAAGAAGGAGGAGGCGGTGGATGCGGTCTCGGCCAACTCTGGTGGCGGCCGAGGTCGGAAGAACCCTTACCATGATGACGAGCTGGAGCAGGAGGGTGGCAGGAGCAGCAAGCAGAGTGCGCTGGGAGATGACGTCTCTGCACGGGAGATGTTCGACAGGATGCTGATGCCCTCAGACGAGATGTGCATCGTGCAGATGCAGAACCTGCGGATCGCCATGCAGGAGGCGGTGGCCAAGAATGATAGCGGCGGCGGGAAAGGGGCCAATGGCAAGGGGAGGGGCCGGCGTGGTGGTTCCGATGTGGTGGACCTGCGCACGTTGCTCATCCATTGCGCGCAGGCTGTTGCCACAGATGACCGCCGGAGCGCTACAGAGCTGCTGAAGCAGATCAAGCTGCATGCTCGCCCTGATGGCGACGGGACTCAGCGCCTCGCGCATTGCTTTGCGGAGGGCCTGCAGGCGCGGATGGCGGGCACAGGTGGCCTCGTACACCAGTCGCTCATGGCAACACGCATCTCAGCTGTGGACATGCTCAAAGCTTACCAGCTGTACATGGCAGCCATCTGTTTCAAGAAGGTGTCTTTCCTATTCTCAAACAGTACAATCTATAATGCCTCCTTGGGGAAGAAGAAGATACATATCATCGATTATGGTATACAATATGGGTTCCAGTGGCCGTGCTTTCTGCGACGGATATCAACAAGGCCTGGAGGGCCGCCAGATGTAAGGATCACTGGTATTGATCTCCCTCAGCCTGGGTTCCGGCCAACAGAGCGGATTGAAGAGACAGGGCGCAGGCTCAAGAAGTATGCCCATGAGTTTAATGTGCCGTTCGAGTACCGGGCCATCGCGACGGCAAAGATGGAGTCGCTCCGCAAAGAGGATTTGAAGATTGATCCTGATGAGGTACTCATTGTTAACTCCTTGTTTCAATTCAAGAACTTGATGGACGAGAGCGTTGTGCTTGAGAGCCCAAGGGATGTTGTGCTCAAGAACATCAGGAAGATGCAGCCCCACACATTCATCCATGCAATCGTGAATGGCTCATTCAGTGCCCCATTCTTTGTGACACGGTTTCGGGAGGTTCTGTTCTACTACTCGGCCCTTTTTGATGTTCTGGACACAACCACCCCAAGGGATAACGAACAGAGGATGCTGATTGAGCAGAACATCCTTGGGCGTGCTGCCCTGAATGTCATTGCCTGTGAGGGTACAGATAGGGTGGAGCGTCCTGAGACGTATAAGCAATGGCAGGTAAGGAATCAACGGGCAGGTTTGAAGCTGCTGCCATTGAATCCAGAGGTCATTGAGCTAGCGAGAGACAAGGTCAAGAACTGCTACCACAAGGACTTTGTGATTGATATAGATCAGCACTGGCTCTTGCAAGGATGGAAAGGACGCATCCTCTATGCCATCTCGACATGGACGGCAAACGATGCTAGCTCATAA